One Chaetodon trifascialis isolate fChaTrf1 chromosome 13, fChaTrf1.hap1, whole genome shotgun sequence DNA segment encodes these proteins:
- the pcgf6 gene encoding polycomb group RING finger protein 6 has protein sequence MSLPYGRRSHEGSANISDSDSEDEPKLPLNQFYPYIRCALCCGFLIDATTITECLHTFCKSCIVKHFFYSNRCPTCSIVVHQTQPLYNIRPDRQLQDIVYKMVPFLEESEREQMNNFYKARGLDIPKPVVLPPSGPVVLRRQKKDNNPQSMFTIPPELDLSLLLEFVGAEEGINNYKPLERRYVRVSGEATVRHVELFIRRKMELSPTCQVDVVCGDHLLDHYQSLKDIQNSMGEEAVQDGLLVLHFGLVLPTQS, from the exons ATGTCGCTTCCATATGGACGCAGGAGTCATGAAGGGTCAGCGAACATATCAGACAGCGATTCGGAGGACGAG CCGAAGCTCCCCCTCAACCAGTTCTATCCATATATCCGCTGTGCCCTTTGCTGTGGCTTCCTCATCGATGCCACCACCATCACGGAGTGCCTGCACACAT TTTGCAAGAGCTGCATTGTGAAGCACTTTTTCTACAGTAACAGGTGTCCCACATGCAGCATTGTAGTCCATCAGACACAGCCACTTTACAACATCAG GCCTGATAGACAACTGCAGGATATTGTTTACAAGATGGTTCCCTTCCTTGAGGAGT cGGAAAGAGAACAAATGAATAACTTCTACAAAGCGAGAGGGCTGGACATACCAAAACCAG TGGTGCTCCCCCCATCGGGTCCTGTTGTTTtgaggagacagaagaaggATAACAATCCCCAGTCTATGTTCACCATTCCTCCTGAGCTGGATTTatctctgctgctggagtttgTTGG GGCTGAGGAGGGCATCAATAACTATAAG CCATTAGAGAGGCGATACGTCCGTGTGTCTGGTGAGGCCACTGTACGCCACGTAGAGCTATTCATCAGGAGGAAGATGGAACTGAGCCCAACCTGCCAG gtgGATGTGGTGTGTGGAGATCACCTCCTCGATCACTACCAGTCACTTAAAGACATACAGAACTCTATGGGCGAAGAGGCAGTACAG GATGGTCTGTTGGTGCTGCACTTTGGCCTGGTCCTGCCCACCCAGTCTTGA
- the LOC139341566 gene encoding alpha-internexin-like, with amino-acid sequence MSHGDRYTSSSYRKIFGDSPRFPVSSSRMSSPSPRGSPGLRSMAASRNSAGSLNAYRRAGRSSTSFSLVPTGSLDLSQTSVANNEFKVIRTNEKEQLQGLNDRFAMFIDKVRHLEQQNKVLEMELVTLRQKQSEPSRVTQLYQQEMRDLRSQVEELSRDKNRILIERNNMEDELQKLNVRYDEEARAREEAEQTLRSFRKDVDDAAAVRLDLERRVESLMDEISFLRKVHDEEIQELSNMMEEQQVSVELELAKPDLTSALKEIRNQYESIASKNLQSAEEWYKSKFASLSEQATRSNEAMRATREEISEFRRQLQSKTIEIETLRGANESLERQITEMEDAHNAEVTAMQDTIGHLDTELRNLKGEMAQHLREYQDLLNVKMALDIEIAAYRKLLEGEETHFNSGMSFGAASYSYQPRASAGPSKSSQREKGGATKESFKESSEEKDEADINSNN; translated from the exons ATGAGCCACGGAGACCGTTACACCTCGTCATCCTACCGGAAAATTTTCGGGGATTCTCCACGGTTTCCCGTCTCCTCCTCCCGCATGAGCAGCCCCTCTCCTCGGGGCTCCCCGGGGCTCCGCTCCATGGCTGCGTCGCGCAACAGCGCAGGCTCCCTGAACGCGTACAGGCGGGCCGGCCGGtcctccacctctttctccCTGGTGCCCACCGGCTCCCTTGACTTGAGCCAGACCTCCGTGGCCAACAATGAGTTCAAAGTTATTAGAACTAACGagaaggagcagctgcag GGTCTGAATGACCGCTTTGCGATGTTCATTGATAAAGTCCGGCACCTGGAGCAGCAGAATAAAGTGTTGGAGATGGAGCTGGTGACGCTGCGGCAGAAGCAGAGTGAGCCATCCCGCGTCACTCAACTCTACCAGCAGGAGATGAGGGACCTGCGGTcacaggtggaggagctgagcagGGACAAGAACCGCATCCTGATCGAGAGGAACAACATGGAGgacgagctgcag AAGCTCAATGTGAGGTATGATGAGGAGGCGAGGGCACGGGAGGAAGCCGAGCAGACCTTGAGGTCCTTCAGGAAGGACGTGGATGATGCAGCAGCTGTTCGCCTGGACCTGGAGCGCCGTGTGGAGTCACTGATGGATGAAATCTCCTTCCTGAGGAAAGTGCATGATGAGGAAATCCAAGAGCTGAGCAACATGATGGAAGAGCAGCAAGTCTCTGTGGAGCTTGAGCTCGCCAAGCCAGACCTCACCTCAGCTCTGAAGGAGATCCGCAACCAGTACGAGTCCATCGCCTCCAAAAACCTGCAGTCGGCTGAGGAGTGGTACAAGAGCAAGTTTGCCAGCCTCAGCGAGCAGGCCACCAGGAGCAACGAGGCCATGAGGGCCACCAGGGAGGAGATCAGTGAGTTCAGGAGGCAGCTGCAGTCCAAGACCATTGAGATAGAGACCCTGAGGGGTGCCAATGAGTCTCTGGAGAGGCAGATCACAGAGATGGAGGATGCACACAATGCTGAAGTCACAGCCATGCAG GACACTATTGGCCACCTGGATACTGAGCTGAGGAACCTGAAGGGAGAGATGGCCCAACACCTGAGAGAGTACCAGGACCTGCTCAATGTCAAGATGGCCCTGGACATAGAGATAGCTGCCTACAG GAAACTGCTGGAGGGGGAAGAGACTCACTTTAACTCAGGGATGTCATTTGGTGCAGCCAGCTACAGCTACCAGCCTCGAGCCTCAGCCGGCCCCTCCAAGAGCAGccagagggagaaaggaggggCCACGAAGGAAAGCTTCAAGGAGAGCAGTGAGGAGAAAGATGAGGCAGACATCAACTCCAACAACTGA